TAATCCTAACTTTTCCGCTCAACAGAGAGTTCTTAACTTTTTTAGTCAGAATTTCGTCAACTTGAAAGATCCCAGAGAGGTGCTTCATTTTGACGTCTATAATTATTGGTGTCCTACTATCGCCTTCGCGTATTTCAACTTTCTCAATTGCAAGTGCTGAAACTGAGTGGATATCGACCTTATCTTTCTTGTGAACAAGCCTCGAACGGCCTTGCTCCATATCACAGCCATCAGCAACCGTAACGCAGCTTCCTTCAATTGTTGTGCACTGCGTTGCTTCGTCATGAGTATAGATTGCATTTAATGTTAAAGCCTTTAAAAGCAGCCAGTCTGTTTTTTCAAACTCCTTAGCAAGCTCATCTATGATAGGTTCTGCTAAAATCGTGCTGAAAAGATAGTGGTTTTCACGGTGAATCATGTTTCCGATGTCATGGAACAAAGCACCAAATGCAACTATGAACTTGCTCCACTCAAAGGGCTTGCCGAGTTTTTCTGCTGTTGTTTGAACACCAAATTTTTTGAGTATTTTTAAGATCTCCAATGCTCTTCTAGCAGTTAAAAGAACATGAATGCTCCCATGGTCATTGAACTGATAAACATTAAGAACAATGTAGTTTGTGGTGTTGAAGTAGTATTCATACTTCTCAAACGTTCGTTTAAACATCTCAAACAGCTGATCATTCTCCATAAGGGATTTAATCTCACTCAAAAGCTGGCTTTTTTCGTACATTTCCAATCACCTACTATTTTATGTTTTAGCCTTACAAATTTAAACATTTTTAAATCATTTCTAACAAACTTGAAGTTTTTTAGAAAAGCATTAATAGTAGAACAACAAAGAATAATACATAAGCTACATGCCCGCTTTTGTTTCTTGTGGGTTTGGAGGGAAAAATATGGAAAAATATTCATTATTAGCTTTATTTTTAATAAGTTTAGTTTTTGTTAGTGGATGCATTGGGGGAGTTAAGGAAAAAGTAATAGAAGGAGCCAAGGAGAAAGTTGAGAGCGTTGCTGAGAGCTATTCTAAGAACCAAACATATACGGAGTCCCCTTCAGAGGATACTTCCACCGCTGAGGAGACAACAGAATACGCAACTTGGACAGATCCATGGGATTTAACAAATCCCATAAAGATTGGTGGAGATAGCTACATCATAACTTACATCAAATACAAATTAAAAGTCAGAACAGAACAAGGCGGCGAAATTTATGAGTATGAAGTCGAAAAAAGGAGAGGAAAAACAAAAATCCACGTGTATGGGATAGAGATTGACTTTCAGACTGGAGAAACCAAGAAAGTAGATTTGGGAGAATTTGAAGTCTATGAATACTATGGGAAAGTCGCACCAATCAAAGGAAAAGAGATGGACAAGCCGTTAGAAGTCATTTCATGGAGCATAAATAGGAGCGATCTGCACTCCGAGTTTTTCGCTTATCCAGTCGTGATAGGCTTGGGTATAGGTGGGCCAGATATAGTAGGATTAAAGGTAGCCTATGGAGATAAGATCTACGAAGCCTACAACCCATTTGTCATTGAAAAGATGGACTACAATCCATACACAGAAGGAGACTTGGACTGGTACTGGGACATATCAGATGTTGAAGACATGTACATAGCATTCTTTAGCATGGCTGGATTCGGAATTTGGGATGCTTTTACTGAAGAGAACCTCTATGAGAAATCAAGCGGTTCATGGGGCTACCTAAACTATCAGTACAACTACGAGATTGATCCAGATGGAACTGTGAAAGTTGGAGGAAAGAGCTTCAAAGTTTCAAATGTAAAGTGGAGTTACACGATTGGGGATACACAAGGACAAGGAAGAGCAGTATTAGCTGCAAACCTTCCAATTCCATTGGAAACAGAGGGTGTCTTTATAAGCCAAGGCACGAACATCTATACATATATAAAGGTTGAAGATTTAGGGTTTGAAAAAATTTGAGCAAACTTTAAATCTTTTCCTTCCTATTTTCTTTCATGTTTGGAGAATATGAGCTAAGAACAAGATTCATCAAAGTTTTTGACAAAAAGATTCACCTCACTGAAGAAACTGATGAAATTGTTGTTTATCGGAGAGATGAGATTAAAAGGATAATAAAGAAAGCTGACAGACTCAAAATTCTGCCCTCTCCAGCTATAGGTTATGGAGTCAAACTTCTAATGGTCAAGCTGAATGAACCGATAGCTGTCCCGCCCAAAGATGCAATTTCTGGATACATAGAGGTGCCGATAGAAGTTGATGTAAAAGTAGGAGATCTCACAATAGATCACTTCATCCTTGGAAAAGAGAAATATGCCCTTTATGGAACTGTAGATGTTGGTGTTATTACAAGATACCACAAAAGCAAATTTTATGTGAAAGAGCCCGATTCCGTGGGAATAGCCAAGGTCATTATCAGTAACCCTTCCAAGGAGTGGAAACTGATAGAGAGGATAGTTTTCCCGATAAAGGACAGCGTGATGTTTTATACCAAAGATAAAGCGTATTACCCGCTTTTAATAGTTACTCTCAAGACTGCTGTTCCTGAAGTTAACAACACTGGGAAACCTCCGAAAGATGGATTAATCCCAACTAGGGAAGCATTATCATTACCCAATTTCTTGATGAGGTGGTGAAAATGGAGATTCCTATTAACACAACATCCCTGTTTTCCTCACTTCCTCTAGCCAACATAACTTTAACCTCGATTATAAAGGCTGTTCTAATTTTAGCCATCGGCTTAATATTGGCGAACATTTTCAAAAAATGGATTATCAAGCTTTCAAGAGTAACGGAGTATGTATGGCTAATCAATGAGGAAACCGCCGACATAGTTAACAAGCTGATCATGATAGTTGCCCTCATCTATGCTTTAGATACCCTTGGGATTCTCTCAATTGAAATAGCTGGAACAACGCTGAGCAACATAATAGCAGCTTCTCTCGTCTTCTACTTCTTATATTTGATTGCAAAGAAATCAAAGGACTATCTTTTAATGAGCGGGGCAAAGAAGGGCAATCTGCCAGAGGTTCAGCTTAAAGCTAAGCTCTTCTACTACTCTCTCCTCCTCATTGCACTCCTCATATCACTCAACATAGCTGGCTTCACTGGAAAGCTCACGACCCTAATGGTTGCTGGAGGAATAACTGGTATAGTCTTGGGTTTTTCTGCTCAAACTGTAATAGCAAACTTCATCTCCGGCATATTTATGTACTTTGATAAACCATTGAAGATAGGTGATCCTGTTGAAGTTGCTGGCTATTCTGGAGTTGTCAATGACATAAGGATTCTCTCTACGAGGATAAGGACTTGGGACGGAACTTTAGTCAGAATTCCAAATGAGAAAATATTTAACAGTGAGATAAGGAATCTACAGAAATATCCAGCGAGAAGGGTTGACGTGCTCATAGGAATAGCGTACAAAGAGGATATAAGCAGAGCTATTGAAGTTATAAAGAAAACTCTAGAGGAGATGCCCCTTGTTCTGGCTGAACCAGAGCCAGCAGTGTATGTTAATGAGCTAGCAGAAAGCAGCGTTAACATATATGTCAAAGCATGGGCTCCAAGTGAGAAGTGGTTTGACGTGAGAAGTACCGTCTTGCAGAAGATTAAGGAAGCTCTAGAAAGAGAGGGTATTGAAATCCCATTCCCACAGCGTGTCAACTGGTTCGCAGAGGAGCTTAGAGTAAAAGTTGAGAAAGAGTAAAGTTTATAAATCTAGCACAAACACTATACGATGGGCTGGGCTGTAGGGTCCCGCGGTAGCCTAGCCTGGGAGTGGCGGCGGACTGTAGATCCGCAGGTCCCCGGTTCAAATCCGGGCCGCGGGACCACCAGAACTCTATTAGTATAGTACTCATTTCTTCTCCTAGGAAAGCCATTCTGGGTAAATTTGTTAATGAATTTCGACTTATTGAGCGCAAGCTCTCCGTAACTATGGGATAATATCGGGTGTTATGTCCCACTGTTCATTTTCCCTGCACGTAAAATTATGCTAGAATTCAATCCAAGGTTTTAATAAAGAAAAGCGCTACGGCTTTCGTATTTTAAATGTAAATACCCCATTTTTTCTAGCTCCCACTATTGCGTAGTATTTCTTATCGGACTTCAGTTCATCTGCAAGATCCTCATACCTCTTTGTTACCCTTAAATATAGCTCGTCTATATCCTTAATGTTCCTAATAACAGGTCTCCCTCCTTTAGGCGAGGTTTTTATCTTGACTATGGTTTTAGAACGCAGAATACCCCTCCTCTTTTCAGCTGCAAGCTTCCCCTGATAGACACGCCCTTCTTTGTCTACCATTATGAAACTCACACCTCTTGGAAGTGCTCCATCCTCATAGTACTCCACCGCAGTTTTAACTTTCACCCTCACAGCATGTTTAACGAGAACCTTGGTGTTCCGACGGTCTTTAGGAGTGATGTTGTAGCCAAAGTCTGAGAAAGGCATTTTGATAAAGTTTACACCTTTTCCAAGCTTGATGTCCCTCTCAAACTCTTTTTGAAACCATGTTGAAAACTCCTTCACCGCTACATAGAAAGCTGGTGCTCCAAACAACATTGCAGTAAATGGATCTGGCATCTGCCAACCACCAGATAGAAAATATTTCTTAATCAAGTTATAAATCTAACGAACGAAATAAAAAGTAAAATGAAGATGCTCCCAACACTATTTTCATCACTGCCAAAAATTTTTTAATAGCTATTGTGATGTTAAATTAAGGTGTTTAAAATGAAGAGCTTCCTCACTGAACAACAGATTAGAATATTACAGCTTAGAGCCAAAGGCTTAAAGCAGAGTGAAATAGCCGAGCTTTTAGGCACAAGTAGAGCTAATGTCAGCATTCTTGAGCACAGAGCCTTGGAAAAGATTGAGAAAGCTAGAAACACCCTTATCATCTGGGAGCAGATAAATTCAAAGATTAGCATCGAAGTGAAAAAAGGCGAAGACATCTTCACAATCCCAGATAAGCTGTTCAAGAAAGCTGATGAGCTTAAAATCAAAGTTCCTTACAGCACAGCTGAAATAATAGCTTTTCTTGTTGAGCATGCTCCCATAGACGACAGAATTGCGAAGAGGGACTTCACACTTTTCTTGGATGCCCAAGACAGGCTTAAAATAAGTGAGTGCCTACTTGAGGATATTGATGAGATACGGAAGAACTACAGAAGTGAAAATCCCATTTAATGCCATCGCCAATCCGCTGACTGCTCCAGCAAGCTCATCATCAAGGATTATCCTAGCAGTTCCCAAGCCATGAGAAGTAACCCCCATGGCCAATCCTCTCGCCACCTTATCTTTAACCCTAGCCAGATTTAACACTTCAACACCAATAGCATTCCCCATTATTCCAGTCAAAATAACGAGAACAGCTGTTAAAGCTGGTATGCCTCCTATTTTCTCACTAACTCCAATCGCTATTGCTGTAGTTATGCTCTTAGGAGCAATGCTGAGCAGAACTATTTCTTCTGCTCCCAAAAGCTTTGCAACATAAAATGCGCTCAAAATTGCTAGAGTTCCTCCAAAGGCTATCCCAATTCCTATCTCACGAGCATAAGCTTTAATAATGTCTCTCTGCTTGTATAAGGGAATAGCTAAGCTAACAACCGCTGGGCCAAGAAGAAAACTCAGTATTTGTGCGCTTTCCATGTAAGTCTGATAGCTTATGTTAAAAGTCTTTAAAATTATAGCAATTGAGAGTATCGAGAGAAGAACGGGATTCAAGTAGAAAGCCCTCTTTTTCTGGTAGAGCTTTGAGAATAAGTAGAATAAGGCTAGAGTTAGAAAGATTCCAAAGCTGTTCATTTTCTTTCCCTCCTTAAGAATTCAACAAGCTTAGCTGTCAGAACCATTGTTACGAAGAAGCTCACTATTAAAGCTACAAAAATTGGCACTGCTTGGCTTTTGATTAACCCCCAATATAAAACTATACCGACTCCGGGAGGAATGAACATTATGCTCATGTTCCTCACTAACAGCTCCGCCTCTTTCTCAACATCTTCAAGCCTAACAACGTTGAAAACCAACGCTAAAGTGAGGAGAATCATCCCTACAACGTTGCCAGGAATCGGGAGACTTAAGATCCTAACCAAGACTTCGCCTAGAAAGAGAAAGCCAAAAATTATAGCTAATCCCTTATACATGGCTCATCAGAATAAATTAAGAAAGGGGATATAAAAATCATACCTTTTCCAAAAGCTCTTTGACATCTTTCTCGTCTGCTAAGTTAACAGCTTTGATTCCCCAAAGCTTAGCTATGAATCTAAGCTCGGTAGTGTAGTCTCCCGGAACAGCAGAGAGGTGATTTGCACCCATAACTGCAATGAATTTCTCCTTGTCAAGAGGGTTTTTCACAGCTGTGTGAGGCCACTGCTTGCCCCATTTAAGCTTTTTCTCAATTTCTTCAGTTATTTCGATCCCTTCACCTAGGAAGTAAAGCAGGTAATATTCCCCATCAATCCTAACAAGTCTTGCAATCGTAAGAGTTGTCTTCGGAGTTCTGTATGTCAAAGCACCTCCGCTCTTTCCCTGGCACTGTCCTTGTATTGTCGTTGCATTTAGATTTTCCTCCGGATTTTCGCTCAGCTTTGCATAATAAAGCGAAGAGGCTCCACAGTTTGCTATCAAAATGAGCTCATCATCCACATACTTTATGTCCCCAAAAAGAGGTGGCTTTCCGCTCAAGTAGAACAGCAGAATTGAGCTTATGGTCCCCTTAATGTCCCCTTCACAAGTGGCTGGAATCACTGGCTTCTCCCCTTTTGCATCCAAGCTGAATGGAAACAGTGCTGGAATTAAACAAGCTGTAACTCCATAAATCTCACTCAGCTCTGGCTGACATTTAATTGAAACTCCCGCAACCTCATTTTTATATTGCTCCCAAATGTCTTTTGCTGCCAAATAGATAGCTATCTGCCTCCTCAGAGCTTCTGGAGTCAACATAACGTTGTCAAACTTTACTTTAGCTTTTGAAGTGAGCCAGTCGTAGAACTCCTCTACTTTAACCCTAAGTTTTTCGTCGCTCAGCATCTCGTCAGCTTTTCTGACAATTAAGTACTGGTCAATCATCAAGAAATCTCCGATGAAGCGCTTTAGTCTTGGCAAATCGTCCATTAGGTGTTCCATTCCCAATGTATATGGTGCCCCCCAGATGAGGAGAGACTTCTTGGAGAGCTTTGATA
The nucleotide sequence above comes from Thermococcus sp. M39. Encoded proteins:
- a CDS encoding CidA/LrgA family protein is translated as MYKGLAIIFGFLFLGEVLVRILSLPIPGNVVGMILLTLALVFNVVRLEDVEKEAELLVRNMSIMFIPPGVGIVLYWGLIKSQAVPIFVALIVSFFVTMVLTAKLVEFLRRERK
- a CDS encoding DUF432 domain-containing protein; this translates as MFGEYELRTRFIKVFDKKIHLTEETDEIVVYRRDEIKRIIKKADRLKILPSPAIGYGVKLLMVKLNEPIAVPPKDAISGYIEVPIEVDVKVGDLTIDHFILGKEKYALYGTVDVGVITRYHKSKFYVKEPDSVGIAKVIISNPSKEWKLIERIVFPIKDSVMFYTKDKAYYPLLIVTLKTAVPEVNNTGKPPKDGLIPTREALSLPNFLMRW
- a CDS encoding CidB/LrgB family autolysis modulator, coding for MNSFGIFLTLALFYLFSKLYQKKRAFYLNPVLLSILSIAIILKTFNISYQTYMESAQILSFLLGPAVVSLAIPLYKQRDIIKAYAREIGIGIAFGGTLAILSAFYVAKLLGAEEIVLLSIAPKSITTAIAIGVSEKIGGIPALTAVLVILTGIMGNAIGVEVLNLARVKDKVARGLAMGVTSHGLGTARIILDDELAGAVSGLAMALNGIFTSVVLPYLINILK
- a CDS encoding L-fucose/L-arabinose isomerase family protein; translation: MIAIATFTDPRPTALSEEREKALMEKHKALIEALKEFEVLDVNAELRKYEALEKGENFGIDDKEEVLEAARIISSKGVSGIILGLWHWTESNLITLLAKETNKPLLLYADDDPAWAGTTCITSVGASLWESAVNYYALHHTRLKGDVEKVKAWVRAVEAVSKLSKKSLLIWGAPYTLGMEHLMDDLPRLKRFIGDFLMIDQYLIVRKADEMLSDEKLRVKVEEFYDWLTSKAKVKFDNVMLTPEALRRQIAIYLAAKDIWEQYKNEVAGVSIKCQPELSEIYGVTACLIPALFPFSLDAKGEKPVIPATCEGDIKGTISSILLFYLSGKPPLFGDIKYVDDELILIANCGASSLYYAKLSENPEENLNATTIQGQCQGKSGGALTYRTPKTTLTIARLVRIDGEYYLLYFLGEGIEITEEIEKKLKWGKQWPHTAVKNPLDKEKFIAVMGANHLSAVPGDYTTELRFIAKLWGIKAVNLADEKDVKELLEKV
- a CDS encoding HD domain-containing protein, which produces MYEKSQLLSEIKSLMENDQLFEMFKRTFEKYEYYFNTTNYIVLNVYQFNDHGSIHVLLTARRALEILKILKKFGVQTTAEKLGKPFEWSKFIVAFGALFHDIGNMIHRENHYLFSTILAEPIIDELAKEFEKTDWLLLKALTLNAIYTHDEATQCTTIEGSCVTVADGCDMEQGRSRLVHKKDKVDIHSVSALAIEKVEIREGDSRTPIIIDVKMKHLSGIFQVDEILTKKVKNSLLSGKVRIRIHAENQLLEKVV
- a CDS encoding Tfx family DNA-binding protein, coding for MKSFLTEQQIRILQLRAKGLKQSEIAELLGTSRANVSILEHRALEKIEKARNTLIIWEQINSKISIEVKKGEDIFTIPDKLFKKADELKIKVPYSTAEIIAFLVEHAPIDDRIAKRDFTLFLDAQDRLKISECLLEDIDEIRKNYRSENPI
- a CDS encoding mechanosensitive ion channel family protein, which encodes MEIPINTTSLFSSLPLANITLTSIIKAVLILAIGLILANIFKKWIIKLSRVTEYVWLINEETADIVNKLIMIVALIYALDTLGILSIEIAGTTLSNIIAASLVFYFLYLIAKKSKDYLLMSGAKKGNLPEVQLKAKLFYYSLLLIALLISLNIAGFTGKLTTLMVAGGITGIVLGFSAQTVIANFISGIFMYFDKPLKIGDPVEVAGYSGVVNDIRILSTRIRTWDGTLVRIPNEKIFNSEIRNLQKYPARRVDVLIGIAYKEDISRAIEVIKKTLEEMPLVLAEPEPAVYVNELAESSVNIYVKAWAPSEKWFDVRSTVLQKIKEALEREGIEIPFPQRVNWFAEELRVKVEKE